DNA from Phragmitibacter flavus:
TGAATCAGTCCCCTGTCCATCAGCTTTTTGGCCCACTTGCTAACGGTGCCAGCGGAGACAGCCAGCAACTCTGCAAGCTCACTGGCGCTGACCACCCCCTCACGGATATGCCCCAACAAGGCGTCAGGGCCGTTATGGACGGTGCATGTGACCGCTATGGTGTCCCCTTGATCCGACAACGTCCATTTCAATGGAGGCGCTTCGTTGGGTCGACAGTTGCGGCATTTTGAGAAGCTTGTAGCAAACGATTTATTTGCTGCGCCGTCTTCACTGGCATCTTGCAGTTTAATAATCCAATGCGCCATGTCCTCACGACGGGAAGCGCCGCGCATCTCGCCATTTCGCCCGGCATGATGAACAATCATCGTCGTAATGTGACGATGCCGCAAAGCGAGCAACCAATCACGAATAGCGTCGAACGCATCGTTATCGTTTTCCTTCATACCAGTTTGGCTGGTGGAAAGGTTGTCGATCACAAAAAACGATCCATCAGGAAGCAAGTTGCCAAGTGCAGCTTGATGCGAAGGGTCCGCAATGTTCACGCTCGGCAGTTCGTGATCAAACAGCAACTCGTTGGATAGCAGGTGGAAGCTTTCGCCAGTGATACCAATTTTGCAAAACCGTTCTTGGAGGTCCGGCAAGTTCATCTCTGCATCGAAGTAACAAACAGGGCGGGCGGCGTTGCCAGCAGTCCATTCGCCAAGCTGACAATTTTCGGCGATGGCGTTGCCTATGAACATGGCCAGCCAGCTTTTGCCTGCACCTCGCGGCGCAAACAAAAAGCCAAGATCACCTTCCCGCATCCACTCACCCAAAAGCTTTAGACGCTCAGGCAACGGTAAAAACTGAAAGGCTTTCGCGGAGACGAGGGCAGGGGAAAAATCAGGTGGGGCATTGACCGTCGCAACCGTTTGTATCGTAGCAAGTGTTCCCCTACTGTTGGCACGCTGGCGGATTTCGCTGGTGATGTCGGGAAGTGAAGTAGTCATTCAAAAAGGGCGTTAAGGGTAGCGGCGTGGCTGGAAGCATCGGCGAGCAGAGGGCCAAGGTCTTTGCAGGATGAGGGCAAGGCGCGGATGTCAACCTTGCAACCGGCGCTTTCAAGGTCCGTAATCCAAGATGCGGCGGCATCGAGTCCCGCCTTATCGCAGTCGGGAACAATGCGCACGGATCGGTTGTTGAGTTGTTTGACCAGGCCGGGCGCTCGGCTGAAACGGGAAGATGCGGAGGTAGCCGCGAGGATTGTCCAACCATGAGGCGGCAATACGATCAGATAAGCGGCGAGTGCTTCCAGCAAGGCAATCGCTCCCTCTACTAGTAGAACCTTCACGCTTGGCCCGCCCAGCCATTTCTGGCCTATGAACGCGCCCTCACTACCGGGAAGGTTTTTGGCTTTGACTTGCTTGCCGTCTGCAAGTGTGAATGGTAAACCGTCGAAGCGCCGGGCTTGAGCGAAGGTTCCTTCATGAATGATGAAGCAGGAATGGCCGTCTATCTTGGCCCCCCGAAGGACGCCGCTTCTATGGGCCAGCCATACACTGTCTGCTGGCAGATTGCGCAATCTGGCAACGGCTTCAACAGCAGAATTTTGCAAGGTCAAAAATGCAGGCCAGCCGTGGCGGAGTCGTGCCTTCCGCTCGCTATCGTTTTCAAAGTTGGCCGCAACCATCGGTCGGGGTGACTGAATAGGCTGGGATTGGAGCAAATACCCAGTCGGGCGTGTGGAGTTAGCGGCACTGCGTAGTTTCTGGCGAAGTTCAGATTCGCTCCAGGGGGGGACACAATGGGTTTGATTCCACTGAAACAGCAACGGCAAAGCGTCTTCTTGGGAAAATGCAAAGCCTTTGATGAGTGTGCAGGCGGCATCAAAAAGGGAGTCGCTACCTTTACTCCCCTGAAGGGAGGGCGGCAACTTTTCCAAGTAATTGCCAGCGCGTTCTAACATGAATTTGTTCATAGATACTCGTGGGGTGAGATGGTGAAATCTCCCTTGACCAAAGGACAGATATAGTATGGCCTTGAGTCATACCGCATCCGCCTCTTTGGTCGTAGGCGGTTTGCGTTATCGGACATCAACTGCTTGAATCTCAAACCGACGTTCCAGCGCCGCACGAACCTTTGCGGGTTCAAGGAAAACACGCTTGCCAATTTTGACACTGGGAAAATACCGCCGTTGCTTCCAATCGGCGAACGTCCGAAAACTTGGGCGCGTCTCACGATCTGGAAAGACCATTTCCAGGCATGTTTGTATGCCAACTAGAATAGGCTCATTGTT
Protein-coding regions in this window:
- a CDS encoding toprim domain-containing protein, which produces MNKFMLERAGNYLEKLPPSLQGSKGSDSLFDAACTLIKGFAFSQEDALPLLFQWNQTHCVPPWSESELRQKLRSAANSTRPTGYLLQSQPIQSPRPMVAANFENDSERKARLRHGWPAFLTLQNSAVEAVARLRNLPADSVWLAHRSGVLRGAKIDGHSCFIIHEGTFAQARRFDGLPFTLADGKQVKAKNLPGSEGAFIGQKWLGGPSVKVLLVEGAIALLEALAAYLIVLPPHGWTILAATSASSRFSRAPGLVKQLNNRSVRIVPDCDKAGLDAAASWITDLESAGCKVDIRALPSSCKDLGPLLADASSHAATLNALFE
- a CDS encoding AAA family ATPase, with amino-acid sequence MTTSLPDITSEIRQRANSRGTLATIQTVATVNAPPDFSPALVSAKAFQFLPLPERLKLLGEWMREGDLGFLFAPRGAGKSWLAMFIGNAIAENCQLGEWTAGNAARPVCYFDAEMNLPDLQERFCKIGITGESFHLLSNELLFDHELPSVNIADPSHQAALGNLLPDGSFFVIDNLSTSQTGMKENDNDAFDAIRDWLLALRHRHITTMIVHHAGRNGEMRGASRREDMAHWIIKLQDASEDGAANKSFATSFSKCRNCRPNEAPPLKWTLSDQGDTIAVTCTVHNGPDALLGHIREGVVSASELAELLAVSAGTVSKWAKKLMDRGLIQKSGRDYKAIDSPYE